The proteins below come from a single Juglans regia cultivar Chandler chromosome 12, Walnut 2.0, whole genome shotgun sequence genomic window:
- the LOC108993840 gene encoding uncharacterized protein LOC108993840, translated as MNLPNRVKVFAWRVCKNGLLTLQNLRNRKVLEETKCQWCNEEEEDISHALVYCPFIKDYWYNHFSFLKETDVRMDFVQIALTVLSRGNIREIEKLFLMAWDMWYRRNQKLYEDNVLSPEQVVDHALSLHQEHKTNAEEQKKGMKACCCWLPPPTGVLKLNIDEALFHDQYRLGVGMVLRDEHEKVIFSASKPGHEV; from the coding sequence ATGAATCTACCAAATAGAGTGAAAGTGTTTGCTTGGAGGGTGTGCAAAAATGGACTCCTAACACTTCAAAATTTAAGGAACAGAAAGGTACTCGAGGAGACAAAGTGTCAATGGTgtaatgaggaggaggaggatataAGCCATGCACTTGTTTATTGTCCCTTTATCAAGGATTACTGGTATAACCATTTTAGTTTCTTAAAAGAAACTGATGTCAGGATGGACTTTGTTCAAATTGCATTAACTGTGCTGAGTAGAGGAaatattagggagatagagaaGTTGTTTCTGATGGCTTGGGATATGTGGTATAGGAGAAACCAAAAACTTTATGAAGATAATGTTCTTTCACCTGAGCAGGTTGTTGATCATGCATTATCATTACATCAGGAGCATAAAACAAATGCAGAAGAACAGAAAAAAGGGATGAAAGCTTGTTGTTGTTGGTTGCCACCACCTACAGGGGTTCTGAAATTGAATATAGATGAAGCACTTTTCCATGATCAATACAGATTAGGTGTGGGGATGGTTTTAAGAGATGAACATGAGAAGGTTATTTTCTCTGCTAGCAAACCAGGACATGAAGTGTAG
- the LOC108993839 gene encoding uncharacterized protein LOC108993839, producing MTLHGFPSEIACRAFPLTLKGATRVWFGCLRPGTVDNFNELARLFLTQFMASRTRRKPVAYLLTVKQKDDKSLKSYLSLFNKERMTTDYQNEKITLAALLGGIWPRNPFMTEIARKTPSTLREFMDRADCYINREDTLQALTTPRKSDLERADKKKANRHQGSNQGVYKKRTYETKSLFR from the coding sequence ATGACTCTCCACGGCTTCCCCAGTGAGATAGCATGTAGGGCTTTCCCCCTCACTCTAAAGGGGGCAACCCGAGTGTGGTTCGGTTGCCTGCGACCGGGAACCGTGGATAATTTCAATGAACTAGCACGTTTGTTCTTGACTCAGTTCATGGCCAGCCGAACGAGGAGAAAGCCAGTAGCCTATCTGTTGACTGTTAAGCAGAAGGATGACAAGAGCCTTAAGTCATACCTCTCCCTGTTTAACAAAGAAAGGATGACGACGGACTACCAAAACGAAAAAATCACTTTGGCTGCACTATTAGGAGGGATTTGGCCTCGTAACCCCTTTATGACAGAGATCGCTCGAAAGACCCCGTCAACCCTGAGGGAATTTATGGATCGAGCAGATTGTTACATAAACAGAGAGGATACACTCCAAGCGTTAACAACACCCAGAAAGAGTGACTTGGAGAGGGCGGACAAGAAAAAGGCAAACCGGCATCAAGGGTCGAACCAAGGGGTCTACAAGAAGAGGACTTATGAAACCAAGTCACTCTTTCGGTAG